One window of Branchiostoma lanceolatum isolate klBraLanc5 chromosome 6, klBraLanc5.hap2, whole genome shotgun sequence genomic DNA carries:
- the LOC136437254 gene encoding relaxin receptor 1-like produces the protein MVVLPMILLATWMTSATTGDPSPPPSACPLGEFLCGNLSLCLPQRLHCNGRDDCGNNADEERCGDNNGWANDFDAFHATRIREGNSRGSESCSKLTLMSVPAQCTCQRQTRVTCNSTGLDNVPADISTNVTRLKIYNEKIETLQNDSFLPYINLESLNLPRNQIQLIEPAAFRGLRNLGKLNLQENGIVSLHVDTFAELQKLSRLFLSHNELETLMPGTFRNLHQLQWLHLEDNKLTTIHPGTFTGLRDVNWLGLMGNRLQRLDGGRICQDAPSVRWLELGENSLNSLTSGTFEGCDNITVLSLVNNRISTIEPNAFDSLSQLSDLDLSANNISTFPSRPFVKLKMLDKLNISFNPLQSLDVDVFQGLVSIKSLAIVEVGVAGMNFSTDMFSNARGLDHVYFSKFRYCNFALHVRHCEPGSDGISSVEHLLARDVLRACVWVIAVLTCTGNTCVMIGRSLMKHENKVHSLFIKNLCASDLVMGVYLIIIGTKDVLYRGVYNRHALEWKESFGCQFTGFLAMLSSEVSVLLLTYMSVERFLCVVFPYRDRRPNVRQAAVVLMAIWLSGFFLAFSPLIGHGLGYFDSFYGNNGVCFPLHLHQPYLRGWEYSAFIFLGVNFTSLLIILAAYTGMFISIQRTRRSIASSFTTFGDMSFATRFFFIVLTDSLVWIPITVLKFLAFTSLKISGSMYAWIVIFILPINSAINPILYSLTTRTFSGVLCSFVKNIHLKPFRASTNRPLVLMEQVKRSSDSDTSAGTTCTTASTLNSSANRTINATTSVSFGKNCTLDSVPERNSSEDGGWESIKTNGDDVFEP, from the exons ATGGTGGTCTTACCCATGATCCTCCTCGCAACTTGGATGACATCAGCTACCACTG GTGACCCTAGCCCGCCCCCCTCCGCCTGTCCCCTGGGGGAGTTCCTGTGCGGGaacctgtccctctgtctgcCGCAGAGACTACACTGTAACGGGCGGGACGACTGCGGCAACAACGCGGACGAAGAAAGATGTG GTGACAATAATGGATGGGCCAATGACTTTGATGCCTTTCACGCCACAAGAATCCGCGAGGGGAATTCAAGGGGAAGCGAGTCCTGCAGTAAGTTGA CTCTGATGTCGGTGCCCGCTCAGTGCACGTGTCAAAGGCAGACCCGAGTTACCTGTAACAGCACCGGTCTCGACAACGTACCAGCGGATATCTCCACAAACGTCACCAGATT GAAAATTTACAACGAGAAGATCGAAACGTTGCAGAATGACTCCTTCCTGCCCTACATCAACCTAGAATCACT GAATCTGCCGAGAAACCAGATCCAGCTCATCGAGCCAGCCGCCTTCAGAGGGCTACGTAATCTCGGGAAACT AAATCTTCAGGAAAATGGAATCGTCTCCCTTCATGTGGACACCTTTGCGGAACTACAGAAGCTTTCTCGGCT ATTCCTGTCACACAACGAACTAGAGACGCTGATGCCAGGGACCTTCAGAAATCTACACCAGCTCCAATGGCT GCATCTTGAAGATAACAAGCTGACGACAATACATCCCGGCACCTTTACTGGACTGCGGGACGTTAACTGGCT AGGCCTCATGGGAAACAGGCTGCAGAGATTGGATGGTGGGAGAATCTGCCAGGACGCACCTTCCGTCAGATGGCT AGAACTTGGGGAGAACTCTCTCAACAGTTTGACATCCGGGACCTTTGAAGGGTGTGACAACATCACGGTCCT GTCTCTTGTGAACAACAGAATATCAACGATCGAGCCTAATGCGTTCGACAGCCTATCACAACTTAGCGATTT GGACCTCTCAGCGAACAACATCTCAACCTTCCCTTCCAGGCCATTCGTTAAGCTCAAGATGCTGGACAAGCT GAATATCTCGTTCAACCCACTGCAGTCTTTGGACGTAGATGTCTTCCAAGGACTTGTCAGTATCAAGTCAct AGCGATTGTCGAAGTGGGCGTGGCCGGTATGAACTTTTCCACAGACATGTTTAGTAACGCCAGGGGCCTGGATCACGT CTACTTCAGCAAGTTCCGGTACTGTAACTTCGCCCTGCACGTCCGCCATTGTGAGCCGGGGTCTGACGGCATCTCCTCCGTGGAGCACCTGCTGGCGCGTGACGTGCTGCGGGCGTGCGTGTGGGTCATCGCCGTGCTGACGTGCACGGGAAACACCTGCGTCATGATCGGCAGGTCACTCATGAAACACGAGAACAAGGTCCACTCGCTCTTCATCAAGAATCTGTGTG CGTCAGATCTCGTGATGGGAGTCTATCTGATCATCATCGGCACGAAGGACGTCCTCTACCGAGGCGTCTACAACCGCCACGCGCTGGAGTGGAAGGAAAGCTTCGGCTGCCAGTTTACCGGGTTCCTGGCCATGCTGTCCTCAGAGGTGTCCGTGCTCCTCCTGACGTACATGTCCGTGGAGAGATTCCTGTGCGTCGTGTTTCCTTACCGCGACAGGAGACCCAACGTGCGGCAAGCGGCCGTCGTGCTCATGGCCATATGGCTGAGTGGGTTCTTTCTCGCCTTCTCGCCGCTGATTGGCCACGGGCTGGGTTACTTTGACAGTTTCTATGGCAACAACGGCGTCTGTTTCCCCCTCCACCTGCACCAGCCGTACCTGAGAGGATGGGAGTACAGCGCCTTCATCTTTCTCGGGGTCAACTTCACCTCCTTGCTGATCATCCTGGCAGCCTACACGGGCATGTTCATCTCCATCCAGCGGACGCGGCGGTCCATCGCGTCGTCCTTCACTACTTTTGGGGACATGTCCTTCGCTACCAGGTTCTTCTTCATCGTGCTCACAGACTCCTTGGTTTGGATCCCCATCACTGTTCTCAAGTTTCTGGCGTTCACGTCTCTCAAAATTTCAG GTTCGATGTACGCCTGGATCGTGATCTTCATCCTGCCGATCAACAGCGCCATCAACCCCATCCTGTACTCCCTCACCACGCGGACCTTCAGCGGCGTGCTCTGCAGCTTCGTCAAAAACATCCACCTCAAACCATTTCGAGCGTCTACAAACAGGCCGTTGGTTCTCATGGAACAAG TGAAGCGTTCGTCCGATTCCGACACGTCAGCTGGTACCACCTGTACGACCGCGTCAACGTTGAACAGCTCAGCCAACAGGACAATCAACGCCACGACCTCTGTCAGTTTTGGGAAGAACTGCACCCTAGACAGCGTCCCGGAGCGGAATTCCAGCGAGGATGGTGGATGGGAGTCTATTAAAACTAACGGCGACGACGTGTTTGAGCCGTGA